Within the Pseudoalteromonas ulvae UL12 genome, the region CAGCATAACCATACGCATTGTTGAAAAACGGTGCGGTTTGCTTAATTTCTTTGAATGATGACTCAGTGGCAGAATATTCATCTGCTTTGCTAGGGTGACAAAACATCAAAAGACCTAACCATGCTGCAAATATTAGTTTTTTCATTTCTGACCTTTCTTACTAAGGGAGTGATGCCCTATTACCTAAGTGTAAAGGACCTTTACATTTAATTATCGAGTAACCAAGGCAACCCAAATTGCTGTTGGTATATTTGCAACAAAATACGTGCATCATCTGCAGGAAAATGCGTATAGTGATAATCTTTTATCCATTGTTGAAATGCTTTGCTTAAAAATAAATTATTTATTTTTTCAATAACAGCTCGGCCTTCATCAGTTGGACTGCAAACAAAGTATCCCATTTCATTGCCTTGAGAATCCTCAAGACGCCGACTGTATACCTTTTTATCTGAATCACTGATGAATGCATCGACGATAGATTGATATTCGATAATGAAATCTAACCGTCCTTTTATTAGCATCTGTACAAGCTGTTGATGCTTATTCATCCCATTTATTAAAATGAAATTATCTTTGTTGAGACTCGGATCTTTGCTAAGCACACTAAAGTAAGCTTTTGAGACCAATCCGATTCTAGCGTTTTTCGAAATCGCTGCGACTGTATTATCAACAGGTATATCTGATAAAGAAGGATCGATGTAAAACAGTTTGCGCTTTGGGTATATTGACGATGGAAACTTCGAAAAAACCATTGCCTGACTCCGCGCTTCATTTTTCACTATATTATACGAGCAGTAATTGGGCTCAGATTCGATTAACTCTAGCCCTCGTGCTAAGGTCGTTTTAAACATATCAAGGTCAATCTGAGGAGCGACCGCGGAATACAAGATATTCAACAGTGACCGTTCTATGGGAGCATATTCAAACTCATTGTCATTAATGGAGCGAGAAATAAAATAAACAGTTTTCACCCTATGATCACTTTTTTGGCGCTCTTGAGGATGTGACATGACTTGTAAAGGCCATAACGCCAAAACAACGAGCAGTATCATTGCTTTTAACAATATCCGTTCTCGATGGTTCGTCATCACTTAATTTTCAGCCCTTCTTTCAGCACAAAAATAGATTTTAGTCGTTCAAACCAAAATGGTGAACCAAGAGATATCAACACCACTGAGCACAATAAGCCAAACAAGCGACTTATCAAAGTAAATACATCAAGTTGTCCATGCGAGATTGGCACATAATATTCAATCCCATCAGGAAGCACAGTGAAGCTAATCATATTGCTTTGCATAAGTGCATTAGCCAAACACAATAGTTGTTGATCTTCGGAGCTCGCAATAGAGCATGTCTCTTGAATGGCTTGACTTAAAACTTGCTGTTGGGGTGCTGTTAAATTCATCCCTTTTTCAATAATTTCAATTGCATCCAATTGAAAGACCACAACCAACATAACGGTGAAAAATAAAGCACTTATGTGGGTAAGACGACGAAAACGAAACCGCATCTCGACTTCAATACGAGAAAAATAGTGTCCTGCTTTTTGACACAGCTCAGCAATCCCCTGCTTATTGTTGACACCATTGTGTAACAACACAGCTTCGATTTGCGAAGTAAGCTCTGCCACTGTTATTTCGCTTCGTCGATAACTGAGCCAGCGATGGGAGCCACCAATCACAGGGGTTAATTGCTGCAAAAATGCACCTTGAAGTGATTGATGCAAATTAGAAAGAGAGTGTGCTTTTTCATCCTCCCACTCATGTACTTGTGTCTCAACATATTGACTGAGGGATTGTAAACCTAGGATTAAATTTTTCTGTCGCCAATTTGCAAGTTTTTGTATTAATTGTACGCAACTGCTCACGATTAAACTCATTAATAACATAACCGCGCAAAAAACAATTAACATCCCTATTATTTGAAAAATCATTTAAAATCATCATTGTAATCATTTTCAATAGTTGACCATGTTTTAAGTAGAAACTCAACATACCCGAAGATATAAGCCAGTGTTTCATTAAACAATTTTTACAATTAATGTGTATGATCTTTGCGTCTGTTTTGGCACACTCACAGATGAATTCCTGAGGTATTAAAGGGCTGGCACGTTTAAGTCATCCCTTTACTACTTTTGAGGAAATATCATGTCAATAATACGTCCAAAAATTGTCATTGTCGGTGGTGGAGCTGGCGGGCTAGCACTGGCAACACAATTAGGTCACAGTTTAGGGAAAAAAGAACACGCTGAGATTTTTTTAGTTGATAAAAATCGTAGTCACATATGGAAACCGCTACTTCATGAGGTCGCGACAGGCTCACTTGACGCCGATCTAGATGGTGTTATTTATAGTGCCCATGCCGCAAAACATTCCTACCGCTTTGTATTAGGCACCTTTGTTGACTTAGATCAGCAACAAAAAACGCTCACATTAGGTGCATTATCTGATGAAGACGGCCATGAGATTTTACCGCAACGAACGTTAGATTATGATTATTTAGTGTTGGCTATTGGTAGCGTGAGTAACGATTTCAATACGCCCGGTATAAAAGATCATTGTTATTTTCTCGATTCAAATCAACAGGCTGAGCGGTTTCAACATGCGCTTTTAGATAACTTTACCCGTGTACATCAAAGCAATGACTCTGATACTCCGCTTAAAATTGCCATCGTTGGCGGTGGGGCTACAGGAGTCGAACTATCAGCTGAGCTTTATCATGTGACTGATTTGCTAAAAATGTATGGTTTAACCAATATGACCGCGAATAAATTACACATTAGCTTGATTGAAGCCGGTCCACGTATTTTGCCCGCATTATCAGAACGCATTGCACTATCAGCTAAACGCGAATTGAGCCAATTAGGCGTGCATATCACTGAAAATACCCAAGTAAAGGCGGCGACAAGCAAAGGCTTTATTATCCAAGATGAACAACAAATTGATGCAGATATCATGGTGTGGGCTGCTGGTGTCAAAGCACCTGATTTTATTAAAGAATTAGGGTTATTTGAGTTAACTCGCAATAACCAAATAAAAGTCAATGACTTTCTACAATCAACCGCTGATGATGCGATATTTGTTATCGGGGACTGTTGCGCTTTTACACAAGCTGATGGCTCCCTAGTCCCTCCTCGGGCTCAGTCTGCCCATCAAATGGCTAAAACGGTGAAAGCCAACCTCATAGCATGTGTTAAAGGAAGAGAGCTGCAACCATTTCGTTATCAAGATCATGGCTCATTAGTTAACTTATCTCGATTTAGTACTGTTGGTAGTTTAATGGGTAATTTAACTAAGAATAGTTTTTTTATTGAAGGGAAAATTGCACGCATCATGTATATCTCTTTATATCGCATGCATCAACGCGCTATTCACGGTACTTGGCGCACCATAGGTTTATGGCTCAGTGAAAAAATGATGCGTATTGTTCGTCCAAAAATGAAATTACACTAAATTAACCTGCTCTCTATTTAATAGATAATTCACATGATGAGTTAATCAAGAGGCTGTTGATCTTTCGTGAAAGTTTTGACAGTGAATTGTTAGGTAGTTAATGCTGGATGCTTGCTTTTGCGTGTAATCAGTTTCGATGGTTTAAATTTCAGTCAACATAAAGCCAGTAGAGCGACTCTACTGGCTTTTAAAAACATCGAGTTTCTTAGTAACTGAACCTATTAAACCGTGGCTAGGTTACCTTCAAAGGTAAAATCGAGTTTATTATCTATCAAGTTAATTTTAACCGTGCCACCTTCGGTAAGTGCACCAAACAAAATTTCATTGGCTAAAGGCTTTTTCAACCTCTCTTGAATGACCCGAGCCATCGGGCGAGCGCCCATTGCTTGATCATATCCTTCATTAGCAAGCCATTGACGTGCTTTATCTGTCAACTCAAGACACACCGACTTCTTATCTAATTGTGCTTGTAATTCAACAATAAACTTATCAACCACTTGTAAAATCACTTCTTCATTAAGGTGATTAAACCAAATAATGTTATCAAGGCGATTTCTAAACTCAGGAGTAAATGTTTTATTAATTTCAGACAGCGCATCATGAGAATGATCTTGCTGTTTAAAACCAATTGATTTACGTATTGTTTCTTGTACACCGGCATTGGTGGTCATCACTAAAATAATATTTCTAAAATCAGCTTTACGACCATTGTTGTCTGTCAATGTTCCATGATCCATGACCTGAAGCAGGATATTAAAAATATCGGAATGTGCTTTTTCAATCTCATCAAGCAAGACGACCGCGTGCGGTTGTTTAATCACAGCCTCAGTGAGTAACCCCCCTTGTTCAAAACCAACATATCCTGGTGGTGCCCCAATCAAACGACTAATTGCATGGCGCTCCATATATTCAGACATATCAAATCTGATTAAATCAACACCCATACACTTAGCTAGTTGCTTTGTGACTTCAGTTTTACCGACCCCGGTTGGACCGGCAAACAAGAAAGAGCCGATTGGTTTGTCTTCACTCGATAACCCTGAGCGTGAGAGCCTAATCGCCGCAGTAAGTGCATCGATTGATTCATCTTGCCCAAACACCACCATTTTAAGATTACGGTCAATATTCTTTAAGGTTTCTTTATCAGACGAAGACACGCTTTGTTGAGGGATCCGCGCCATTTTGGCGATGATTTGTTCAATATCAGCCACACCTATGGTTTTTTTGCGTTTAGACGCAGTAAGCAAACGTTGGTTGGCTCCAGCTTCATCAATTACATCGATTGCTTTATCAGGTAAATGACGTTCATTGATGTATTTTGCACTAAGCTCTGCAGCAGCGCGCAGCGCTTTTTGTGTATAACGAATACCATGGTGTTGCTCATAGCGCTCTTTTAAGCCGTTTAATATTTTTGTGGTATCTTCGACGGATGGCTCTGCCACATCAATCTTTTGAAAACGACGCACTAAAGCACGATCTTTTTCAAAGATATTTTTAAACTCGCCATATGTGGTCGACCCCATACAACGAAGTTTTCCGCTTGAGAGCAAAGGCTTAATTAAATTAGACGCATCCATCACACCACCCGACGCAGCGCCCGCCCCAATGATGGTATGAATTTCGTCAATAAACAAAATGGCATCTGGTTCTTTTTGAAGCTGTTTTAACAATGATTTGAAGCGTTTTTCGAAGTCACCACGGTATTTAGTCCCTGCAAGCAAAGCGCCCATATCAAGAGAATAAACAACCGCGTCTTTAATCACTTCTGGTACATCATCATTAACAATACGATAAGCAAGCCCTTCTGCGATAGCTGTTTTACCAACACCCGCTTCACCCACTAATAATGGATTGTTCTTTTTACGACGACATAATACCTGTACCGCACGTTCAACTTCAGCATCGCGTCCAATTAATGGATCTATGTGACCTTGCTCAGCTTGCTGATTTAAGTTTGAAGTAAAATTAGTCAGCTGATTCGACTCTTCCTGAGGGGTTTCGAGAATTTCATCGGACATCTCCTCATGTTCTTCGTCGTCATGATGCGAGTCTAATTTTGAAATTCCATGAGAGATGTAATTGACGATATCAAGT harbors:
- the clpA gene encoding ATP-dependent Clp protease ATP-binding subunit ClpA, which translates into the protein MLNKDLEITLNSAFREARTRRHEFMTVEHLLLALLDNPAAIEALTGCGTDLSSLKTSLSDFIDETTPLIPELEQDRETQPTLGFQRVLQRAVFHVQSSGKNEVTGANVLVAIFSEQESQAVYLLKKNDVTRLDIVNYISHGISKLDSHHDDEEHEEMSDEILETPQEESNQLTNFTSNLNQQAEQGHIDPLIGRDAEVERAVQVLCRRKKNNPLLVGEAGVGKTAIAEGLAYRIVNDDVPEVIKDAVVYSLDMGALLAGTKYRGDFEKRFKSLLKQLQKEPDAILFIDEIHTIIGAGAASGGVMDASNLIKPLLSSGKLRCMGSTTYGEFKNIFEKDRALVRRFQKIDVAEPSVEDTTKILNGLKERYEQHHGIRYTQKALRAAAELSAKYINERHLPDKAIDVIDEAGANQRLLTASKRKKTIGVADIEQIIAKMARIPQQSVSSSDKETLKNIDRNLKMVVFGQDESIDALTAAIRLSRSGLSSEDKPIGSFLFAGPTGVGKTEVTKQLAKCMGVDLIRFDMSEYMERHAISRLIGAPPGYVGFEQGGLLTEAVIKQPHAVVLLDEIEKAHSDIFNILLQVMDHGTLTDNNGRKADFRNIILVMTTNAGVQETIRKSIGFKQQDHSHDALSEINKTFTPEFRNRLDNIIWFNHLNEEVILQVVDKFIVELQAQLDKKSVCLELTDKARQWLANEGYDQAMGARPMARVIQERLKKPLANEILFGALTEGGTVKINLIDNKLDFTFEGNLATV
- a CDS encoding NAD(P)/FAD-dependent oxidoreductase; this encodes MSIIRPKIVIVGGGAGGLALATQLGHSLGKKEHAEIFLVDKNRSHIWKPLLHEVATGSLDADLDGVIYSAHAAKHSYRFVLGTFVDLDQQQKTLTLGALSDEDGHEILPQRTLDYDYLVLAIGSVSNDFNTPGIKDHCYFLDSNQQAERFQHALLDNFTRVHQSNDSDTPLKIAIVGGGATGVELSAELYHVTDLLKMYGLTNMTANKLHISLIEAGPRILPALSERIALSAKRELSQLGVHITENTQVKAATSKGFIIQDEQQIDADIMVWAAGVKAPDFIKELGLFELTRNNQIKVNDFLQSTADDAIFVIGDCCAFTQADGSLVPPRAQSAHQMAKTVKANLIACVKGRELQPFRYQDHGSLVNLSRFSTVGSLMGNLTKNSFFIEGKIARIMYISLYRMHQRAIHGTWRTIGLWLSEKMMRIVRPKMKLH